The Bacteroidales bacterium DNA segment CTGTGAGTTCGTGATCGTGGTGAACCCGCTGCCGGTGTTTGACTGCCCGGCTTACGGCCCGTTCTGCGAAGGCGACGATGCAGTTGAATTCTCTGGAATTGGCGTTTACACCTTTGATGGTGATGTGGTCACAGGGTTCAATCCGGCTGAAGCTGGCGAATACCTGTTTGTTTATACCGAAACCACCGCCTTTGGCTGCACCGACTTCTGTGAGTTCGTGATCGTGGTGAATCCGCTGCCGGTGTTTGACTGCCCGGCTTACGGCCCGTTCTGCGAAGGCGACGATGCGGTTGAATTCTCAGGAATTGGCGTTTATACTTTTAACGGTGAAGTGGTCACAGGGTTCGATCCGGCTGAAGCTGGTGAATACCTGTTTGTCTATACCGAAACCACCGCCTTTGGCTGTGTGGCCAGCTGTGAGTTTGTGATCGTGGTGAACCCGCTGCCGGTTGTCACAATTAGTGGTAACTTTGAAATCTGTGACGGCGAATCCACAATTCTTACGGCTTCATTGGGTGCATCTTACCTTTGGAATACAGGAGCAACTTCACGAAGCATTACCGTCACAGATGCAGGAGAGTATTCAGTTGTTGTAACAGATGTGAATGGATGCATTGGTGAAGGATCAGTTCAAATCATTGTCTTTGACCTGCCAACTTCCTACTTTGAAACTTCTGAAACAGTAATTTGCTTTGGTGAACCGGTAACATTAACTACCTATTTTACCGGAGTTCCACCATGGACTATTACCTACATAGAGAATGATGAATTCACATCGTTTACAACATTTGACAACCCGGATTTCCGTATTGAATATTTCAATAAAACAACAGTCATTCAAACTGTTTCAGTAACCGATGGTAATGGCTGTACAACTGCACTCAACCAAAGTGTTACAATTGTTGTTAACCCATTGCCTGTATTGACTTGTCCTCCTTACATGCGTGCATTTGTCAATGATCCGGTAGTCCTCCTTAATAGTGTAACTCCTTATGGTGGAAGCTACTCAGGAGAGGGTGTCAGCTACGATGGGACAAATTATTATTTCGATCCATCAATAGGTATCGGAACTTACCAGATCACATACTGCTATACTATTCCGACAACCGGTTGTGAAAGCTGTTGCTCCTTCAGTTTCATTGTTCTCAGAATACCTGGAGACGAACAGATTATTTGTATGCCGGAAGGTTGGAGTGGCATTTCAAGCTATTTTATCCCCGACAATCCGCAAGTTGAAACTATTTTCGCCGATCTCGTTGCAGAAAATAAGTTGGTAATTATGCTCGACGACAACAAGTTTTACTGGCCGGAACAAAATATCAATACGTTGGTAAATTGGAATGTTTATAAAGGGTATAAGATAAAAATGAATATGGCAGCATGTATCGAGATTTCGGGTGAGATGCCAGATAATAAAACTTTCACCGCAAATAATGGAAGCAGTTACATTCCGGTTCTCTGCGATCAACCGTTACCTGCCGAAGACATTTTTAATCAGTTTGGTGATAAGCTTTTATTTGCCTATGACCTGCATTCGCAATTGCTTTACTGGCCACTTGGAGGAATTTATACACTTGAGGTTCTCGAACCCGGTAAAGGATATTTAGTGAACATGAACCAGCAAGGACAAGCTACTTACAATTGCTCCAAATCGACGATTCAAAACCACATTCCGGCAAAACCGGTGGATTATGAAAATGCGCCGTGGAGTTATGAAAAGACGGGTTCAGGTCATTTTATATCTCTCAGCAGCTCAGCGCTTAATGAGTTAGTAACCGGAGACTTCATCGGTGTTTTCGATGCAAACGGTGCTTGTACCGGATTAACTCAATACAACGGTGATTCGGGCAACCTCCTGCTTGTTGCTTATGGTGATGACCTCACTACTGAGATGACGGATGGATTGAATGAAGATGAGAGCATGTTCTTCAAAATTTACCGTCCTTCGTCAAAAACTGAAATTTTAACAGATGTGACTTATGATGCTTCAATGCCCAACACCGGATTATTTACGGACTTGGGTCAGTCAAAAATTGTGAGTTTCAAGACTGGGGCAACTTCAGTTTCAGCTGGCAAAATCAGTTCAATTGCACTGCATCCAAATCCAAGCAATGGTCTGATCAACCTTACGATACCCGCGATGGACGAAGTACTGACCATTGAAGTAACTGAAATTACTGGTCAGGTCATCATGACTGAAAAACTGGAAACATCTGCTACCGGATTTAAACATGAGATGGACCTTTCAGGGGTAAGTCCGGGGGTTTATTTTGTCAGGATTACAGGTATTAACCAGAGCGTGGTGAAGAAAGTGGTCATTCAATAAAGACCTGATCTAACAACAATTTTCAATTCAATATCATTATTGCTTTGAAAATATACAAATGAAGAAAAGCTCCGGCAATGCGCCGGGGCTTTTTTTTGATTTCTTGTTTAAGA contains these protein-coding regions:
- a CDS encoding T9SS type A sorting domain-containing protein, with protein sequence CEFVIVVNPLPVFDCPAYGPFCEGDDAVEFSGIGVYTFDGDVVTGFNPAEAGEYLFVYTETTAFGCTDFCEFVIVVNPLPVFDCPAYGPFCEGDDAVEFSGIGVYTFNGEVVTGFDPAEAGEYLFVYTETTAFGCVASCEFVIVVNPLPVVTISGNFEICDGESTILTASLGASYLWNTGATSRSITVTDAGEYSVVVTDVNGCIGEGSVQIIVFDLPTSYFETSETVICFGEPVTLTTYFTGVPPWTITYIENDEFTSFTTFDNPDFRIEYFNKTTVIQTVSVTDGNGCTTALNQSVTIVVNPLPVLTCPPYMRAFVNDPVVLLNSVTPYGGSYSGEGVSYDGTNYYFDPSIGIGTYQITYCYTIPTTGCESCCSFSFIVLRIPGDEQIICMPEGWSGISSYFIPDNPQVETIFADLVAENKLVIMLDDNKFYWPEQNINTLVNWNVYKGYKIKMNMAACIEISGEMPDNKTFTANNGSSYIPVLCDQPLPAEDIFNQFGDKLLFAYDLHSQLLYWPLGGIYTLEVLEPGKGYLVNMNQQGQATYNCSKSTIQNHIPAKPVDYENAPWSYEKTGSGHFISLSSSALNELVTGDFIGVFDANGACTGLTQYNGDSGNLLLVAYGDDLTTEMTDGLNEDESMFFKIYRPSSKTEILTDVTYDASMPNTGLFTDLGQSKIVSFKTGATSVSAGKISSIALHPNPSNGLINLTIPAMDEVLTIEVTEITGQVIMTEKLETSATGFKHEMDLSGVSPGVYFVRITGINQSVVKKVVIQ